One Actinomyces marmotae DNA window includes the following coding sequences:
- a CDS encoding ferrochelatase, with the protein MSDPLAPYDAVLLLSYGGPQGPDDVLPFMRNATAGRGVPDSRLAEVSVHYQRFGGASPINARNAELLEALRAELAARGSRLPVAIGNRNWHPFVSEALRGLADAGARRVLALTTAAYGSYSGCRQYREDLAGALALLADGSDGATGQGPQADAAARVGGAGGGPVGMVVDKTRPFYNTPGMLQASADAIVAAYDGLAAQGIPAEAVHLILVTHSIPVAMERGSAPDVAEAAGATPPVPGWPPVREPGVAADLSTEISYVEQHLGLARVLLPIVAQRLGLDSPPALDLAFCSRSGPPQARWLEPDINDRITALAQAPEPPGGIVVAPIGFIADHMEVVFDLDTEARETAEALAMPYARAATAGTHPALVASLADLLAERAAVARGESVVPTSTTGAGPFHTVCPDPCCRPGGDHLHAHHPHHAARRSEEDT; encoded by the coding sequence ATGAGCGACCCCCTCGCCCCCTACGACGCCGTCCTCCTCCTGTCCTACGGCGGCCCCCAGGGCCCTGACGACGTCCTGCCCTTCATGCGCAACGCCACCGCTGGCCGGGGCGTGCCCGACTCGCGCCTCGCGGAGGTCTCGGTCCACTACCAGCGCTTCGGGGGCGCCTCACCGATCAACGCCCGCAACGCCGAGCTCCTGGAGGCCCTGCGCGCCGAACTCGCCGCGCGCGGCTCGCGCCTGCCGGTGGCCATCGGCAACCGCAACTGGCACCCGTTCGTCTCCGAGGCCCTGCGCGGGCTCGCCGACGCCGGGGCGCGCCGCGTCCTGGCCCTGACCACCGCCGCCTACGGCTCCTACTCCGGGTGCCGCCAGTACCGCGAGGACCTGGCCGGCGCGCTGGCCCTGCTCGCCGACGGCTCCGACGGCGCCACGGGCCAGGGCCCCCAGGCGGACGCCGCCGCGCGCGTGGGGGGTGCCGGGGGCGGGCCGGTCGGAATGGTGGTCGACAAGACCCGGCCCTTCTACAACACCCCGGGCATGCTCCAGGCCAGCGCCGACGCCATTGTCGCCGCCTATGACGGGCTCGCCGCCCAGGGGATCCCCGCTGAAGCCGTCCACCTCATCCTCGTCACCCACTCGATCCCGGTGGCCATGGAGCGCGGCTCCGCGCCCGATGTGGCCGAGGCGGCGGGCGCCACGCCCCCGGTGCCCGGCTGGCCTCCCGTCCGCGAGCCGGGCGTCGCGGCGGACTTGTCCACGGAGATCAGCTACGTCGAGCAGCACCTGGGGCTGGCGCGCGTCCTGCTGCCGATCGTTGCCCAGCGTCTGGGCCTGGACTCGCCGCCCGCCCTCGACCTGGCGTTCTGCTCGCGCTCCGGCCCGCCGCAGGCCCGCTGGCTCGAGCCCGACATCAACGACCGCATCACGGCCCTGGCCCAGGCGCCCGAGCCCCCCGGCGGCATCGTCGTCGCGCCCATCGGCTTTATCGCTGACCATATGGAGGTCGTTTTCGACCTGGACACCGAGGCCCGCGAGACCGCCGAGGCCCTGGCCATGCCTTATGCGAGGGCTGCCACCGCGGGCACGCACCCGGCCCTGGTGGCCTCGCTGGCCGACCTGCTGGCCGAGAGGGCCGCCGTCGCCCGGGGCGAGAGCGTCGTCCCGACCAGCACGACGGGCGCCGGCCCCTTCCACACCGTCTGCCCCGACCCCTGCTGCCGCCCCGGCGGCGATCACCTCCACGCTCATCATCCCCATCACGCCGCCCGCCGATCCGAGGAGGACACATGA
- the hemQ gene encoding hydrogen peroxide-dependent heme synthase codes for MTTAPDHAAPGIHRFEDEERRPHRDPRDAVDVDFDAINDRNHYALWAVLRLASPLPADDAERARIVAESADFVEATGVTTRGWYDVAGFRSDADLLIWWLDDDPVKLQDAYHRLRASALGRHLEPVWSCMGLHTPAEFNRRHVPACFAGTAPRDWCMVYPFVRSYNWYLLPDEERSRIMAAHGRNGFSKYPDVKGSTLAAFGMSDYEWILGFEADTLDRLEGVIHHQRYTEARLHVRVDTPFYTGRRLDPQAWADLQPRD; via the coding sequence ATGACCACCGCGCCTGACCACGCCGCCCCCGGCATCCACCGTTTCGAGGACGAGGAGCGCCGCCCCCACCGCGACCCCCGCGACGCCGTCGACGTGGACTTCGACGCCATCAATGACCGCAACCACTACGCCCTGTGGGCCGTCCTGCGACTCGCCTCGCCGCTGCCCGCCGATGACGCTGAGCGCGCCCGGATCGTGGCCGAGTCGGCGGACTTCGTCGAGGCCACGGGCGTGACCACCCGGGGCTGGTACGACGTCGCCGGATTCCGCTCCGACGCCGACCTACTCATCTGGTGGCTCGACGACGACCCCGTCAAGCTCCAGGACGCCTACCACCGGCTGCGCGCCTCGGCCCTCGGCCGCCACCTGGAGCCGGTCTGGTCCTGCATGGGCCTGCACACCCCCGCCGAGTTCAACCGCCGCCACGTCCCCGCCTGCTTCGCGGGCACGGCCCCGCGCGACTGGTGCATGGTCTACCCCTTCGTGCGGTCCTACAACTGGTACCTCCTTCCCGATGAGGAGCGCAGCCGCATCATGGCCGCCCATGGCCGCAACGGCTTCTCCAAGTACCCCGACGTCAAGGGCTCGACGCTCGCCGCCTTCGGCATGAGCGACTACGAGTGGATCCTCGGCTTCGAGGCCGACACCCTCGACCGCCTCGAGGGCGTCATCCACCACCAGCGCTACACGGAGGCCCGCCTCCACGTGCGCGTCGACACCCCCTTCTACACGGGCCGCCGCCTCGACCCGCAGGCCTGGGCCGACCTCCAGCCCCGGGACTGA
- a CDS encoding thioredoxin family protein, which translates to MALTTITGKEFNATVRGEGITIVDFWASWCGPCMRFAPVFEKAAEANPDITFAKINTEEEPELAGALGISSIPTLMAFRDDVLVYREPGALPAKALDALIAQIRDLDMDALKAEIAKERDGARAGEGAADGEQA; encoded by the coding sequence ATGGCTCTGACCACCATCACTGGCAAGGAGTTCAACGCGACCGTGCGAGGCGAGGGCATCACCATCGTTGACTTCTGGGCCTCCTGGTGCGGCCCCTGCATGCGCTTCGCCCCCGTCTTCGAGAAGGCCGCCGAGGCCAACCCGGACATCACCTTCGCCAAGATCAACACCGAGGAGGAGCCCGAGCTCGCCGGAGCCCTGGGCATCTCCTCCATCCCGACCCTCATGGCCTTCCGCGACGACGTCCTCGTCTACCGCGAGCCCGGAGCGCTGCCCGCCAAGGCCCTCGACGCCCTCATCGCGCAGATCCGCGACCTCGACATGGACGCCCTCAAAGCCGAGATCGCCAAGGAGCGCGACGGGGCGCGGGCCGGGGAGGGCGCCGCTGATGGCGAGCAGGCCTAA
- a CDS encoding Dps family protein — MSTKTVTSAPVRMSFTASETLSGHLQASLVDVTALSLVAKQIHWNVVGPNFRDLHLNLDEVVEIARSASDALAERMRAINVVPDARPGTIARNTTVPEAPVSQVITNEAVDYIVSAIDAVVKTLRSVHAEVDAEDVISSGILEDYTQQLEQQGWFLSAQNYTA, encoded by the coding sequence ATGAGCACGAAGACCGTCACCTCCGCCCCCGTCCGCATGTCCTTCACCGCCTCCGAGACCCTGAGCGGTCACCTCCAGGCCTCCCTGGTGGATGTCACTGCCCTCAGCCTGGTGGCCAAGCAGATCCACTGGAACGTCGTCGGCCCCAACTTCCGCGACCTCCACCTCAACCTCGACGAGGTTGTCGAGATCGCCCGTTCCGCCTCCGACGCCCTCGCCGAGCGCATGCGCGCCATCAACGTGGTGCCCGACGCCCGCCCCGGGACCATCGCCCGCAACACGACCGTCCCCGAGGCCCCCGTCTCCCAGGTCATCACCAACGAGGCCGTGGACTACATCGTCTCGGCCATCGACGCCGTCGTGAAGACCCTGCGCTCCGTCCACGCCGAGGTCGACGCCGAGGACGTGATCTCCAGCGGCATCCTGGAGGACTACACCCAGCAGCTCGAGCAGCAGGGCTGGTTCCTGTCCGCCCAGAACTACACCGCCTGA
- a CDS encoding macro domain-containing protein, which translates to MTNPSTPPAATDPGLIRPRTAAEGRIAILTQYFATDAVSHGDVASFPPPSALDELPFAERRRLLDGLLTIRPPRPIGDEDMRDELDDMLAAESRERAAAAGDPDALDLPVLAATHGVPGALGERVALWEGDLTTLRAGAIVNAANERMLGCRAPGHACIDNVIHAVAGPGLRAECAEYMAGRAERDEGLEPVGRAVITGGYHLPAEHVIHTVGPVVDDGVVAPRHRTRLASCYRAILDAAQEASLDSVGLCSVSTGAFGYPKEEAAPLVLATIEAWLAEHPESETRIIICAFSTEDRAAYESALAA; encoded by the coding sequence ATGACGAATCCGTCCACGCCGCCCGCAGCGACCGATCCCGGGCTGATCCGGCCGCGCACCGCCGCCGAGGGGCGCATCGCGATCCTCACCCAGTACTTCGCCACCGACGCCGTCAGCCATGGCGACGTCGCCTCCTTCCCGCCGCCATCGGCCCTCGACGAGCTCCCCTTCGCCGAGCGCAGGCGCCTGCTCGACGGGCTGCTCACCATTCGCCCGCCCCGCCCCATCGGTGACGAGGACATGCGCGACGAGCTCGATGACATGCTCGCCGCCGAGTCCCGTGAGCGCGCCGCCGCGGCCGGCGACCCCGACGCCCTCGACCTCCCCGTCCTGGCCGCCACCCACGGCGTGCCCGGCGCCCTGGGTGAGCGCGTGGCGCTGTGGGAGGGGGACCTCACCACCCTGCGTGCGGGAGCCATCGTCAACGCCGCCAACGAGCGGATGCTCGGCTGCCGCGCGCCGGGCCACGCCTGCATTGACAACGTCATCCACGCCGTCGCCGGTCCGGGGCTGCGCGCCGAGTGCGCCGAGTACATGGCGGGACGGGCTGAGCGGGACGAGGGGCTCGAGCCCGTGGGGCGCGCGGTCATCACCGGCGGCTACCACCTGCCCGCCGAGCACGTCATCCACACGGTGGGGCCCGTCGTCGACGACGGGGTGGTGGCACCGCGCCATCGCACCCGCCTCGCGAGCTGCTACCGGGCGATCCTCGACGCCGCCCAGGAGGCGAGCCTGGATTCGGTGGGCCTGTGCTCGGTGTCCACAGGCGCCTTCGGCTACCCCAAGGAGGAGGCGGCCCCCCTCGTGCTCGCGACCATTGAGGCCTGGCTCGCCGAGCACCCCGAATCCGAGACGCGGATCATTATCTGCGCCTTCTCCACGGAGGATCGCGCCGCCTACGAGAGCGCGCTCGCGGCCTAG
- a CDS encoding PspC domain-containing protein → MSTNDFPSASQTTTARSAPTAGTRSAPYSSGANPCSGPNSAASGTAYAQGSFSARTESWRSSLPHRSRNRLLAGVCGGIAEDMGVSPTLVRLATLALALLPGPIWLAYAVAWVLMPAAD, encoded by the coding sequence ATGAGCACGAACGACTTCCCCTCCGCCTCCCAGACCACCACCGCCCGCTCCGCCCCCACCGCTGGCACCCGCTCCGCCCCTTACAGCTCCGGGGCCAACCCATGCTCGGGACCCAACTCCGCCGCAAGTGGCACCGCTTACGCACAGGGGTCCTTCTCAGCGCGCACCGAGTCCTGGCGATCCTCACTGCCCCACCGTTCGCGCAACCGGCTCCTGGCCGGAGTCTGCGGCGGAATCGCGGAGGACATGGGCGTGAGCCCCACCCTCGTGCGCCTGGCCACGCTCGCCCTGGCCCTCCTGCCCGGCCCCATATGGCTGGCCTACGCCGTCGCCTGGGTCCTCATGCCCGCCGCCGACTAA
- a CDS encoding DNA/RNA non-specific endonuclease, whose amino-acid sequence MTYTVDGTFHYTTDGAGRTVLVEADGFEVARWRRRSKRLQAQIGHLGGEGFNGGHLAAHEFGGPPEAINVAPMHRDVNLPVKGVDTFYKFEKKVRDDPGNYRDIRVEVRYADPGAASPTGSLEGLDPASRVPEKFRVKWKNSEGALDGKVFPNKAAADR is encoded by the coding sequence GTGACGTACACGGTGGATGGGACGTTCCATTACACGACTGATGGGGCGGGGCGCACGGTGCTGGTGGAGGCTGATGGGTTTGAGGTGGCTAGGTGGCGCAGGCGCTCGAAGAGGCTGCAGGCCCAGATCGGGCACCTGGGTGGTGAGGGCTTCAATGGCGGGCATCTGGCCGCTCATGAGTTCGGGGGGCCGCCGGAGGCGATCAACGTGGCGCCCATGCACAGGGACGTCAACCTTCCGGTCAAGGGCGTCGACACGTTCTATAAGTTCGAGAAGAAGGTCCGCGATGATCCGGGCAATTACAGGGATATACGTGTCGAGGTGCGCTACGCCGACCCCGGCGCCGCCTCGCCCACTGGTTCCCTGGAGGGCCTGGACCCCGCGTCCCGAGTACCAGAAAAGTTCCGAGTAAAATGGAAGAACTCTGAAGGCGCTCTCGATGGAAAGGTCTTTCCGAATAAAGCGGCCGCTGATCGATGA
- a CDS encoding DUF6177 family protein produces the protein MAVRAAHHYYDAQSGDTGAVTFLDSAVVGFDEGLSDFLSAVRRTSGRVPVLILSDSARITPAFDRLTEMAGALSLIRDGGGYRLMRGGLWAPRVADFLTQGPTSAPSISPRHLIRRPLVDVLYVSASLYHPAKASAMVGRSVELIAEAFAPAGEVSFSWGRYEPAGAAWDRAGITSLARRKMPAIDLTIALHGEGFTATGTMSVNRTRLGIEEYVELAIAVPGRGASEHEPRALALLRALSQETRPQFALVTRTKGFPDTSLPTSARVPASPVAILVGRAGLKQLGVNPSAVAEHHGGTVEGVGKRLNLVVPLTAAAPGDWAPLIQLIKTLDEEGTTTVARVLGHSDQAESAPGGPESRRTNPASGA, from the coding sequence ATGGCCGTCCGCGCCGCCCACCACTACTACGACGCCCAGAGCGGCGACACCGGTGCCGTCACGTTCCTCGACAGCGCGGTCGTCGGCTTCGACGAGGGCCTGAGCGACTTCCTCAGCGCCGTCCGCCGGACCAGCGGCAGGGTGCCCGTGCTCATTCTGAGCGACTCGGCCCGCATCACCCCCGCCTTCGACCGCCTCACTGAGATGGCTGGCGCCCTATCACTCATCAGGGACGGCGGCGGCTACCGGCTCATGCGAGGCGGCCTATGGGCCCCCCGCGTCGCGGACTTCCTCACCCAGGGCCCCACGAGCGCCCCGTCCATCTCCCCGCGGCACCTCATTCGCCGGCCCCTGGTCGACGTGCTCTACGTCTCCGCCTCGCTCTACCATCCTGCCAAGGCCTCCGCGATGGTGGGCCGGAGCGTCGAGCTCATCGCCGAGGCCTTCGCCCCGGCCGGTGAGGTCAGCTTCTCCTGGGGCCGCTACGAACCCGCTGGCGCTGCCTGGGACCGAGCGGGGATCACCTCGCTCGCCCGCCGGAAGATGCCCGCCATCGACCTCACCATCGCCCTCCACGGCGAGGGATTCACCGCTACCGGGACGATGAGCGTGAACCGGACCCGCCTGGGGATCGAGGAGTACGTGGAGCTAGCCATCGCCGTGCCGGGCAGGGGCGCCTCCGAGCACGAGCCCCGGGCCCTGGCCCTGCTGCGCGCGCTCTCCCAGGAGACCCGGCCGCAGTTCGCCCTCGTCACCCGCACCAAGGGGTTCCCGGATACCTCCCTGCCGACCTCCGCGCGCGTTCCCGCCTCTCCGGTCGCCATCCTCGTCGGCCGGGCGGGGCTCAAACAGCTCGGCGTCAACCCGTCCGCCGTCGCCGAGCATCACGGCGGCACCGTGGAGGGCGTGGGCAAGCGCCTCAACCTCGTCGTGCCTCTCACCGCTGCGGCGCCAGGCGACTGGGCGCCCCTCATCCAGCTCATCAAGACGCTCGATGAGGAGGGCACTACGACGGTCGCCCGCGTGCTCGGGCACTCCGACCAGGCCGAGAGCGCCCCCGGCGGCCCTGAATCCCGGAGAACCAACCCCGCGTCAGGCGCGTAA
- a CDS encoding DUF6507 family protein, which yields MSSWDINPALVSSIIKSVQTTVEGDLATALKDIGTQGNTAITSCTQPSPLSSSGDAPLVASAIGTFFENRKSQLEGLGTRVSAAAKGTVSAVTSYVNQDESGALEYQRSAAGTA from the coding sequence ATGAGCTCATGGGACATCAATCCGGCATTGGTCTCCTCGATCATCAAGTCAGTCCAGACGACGGTCGAGGGGGATCTCGCCACCGCCCTGAAGGATATCGGCACCCAAGGGAATACCGCGATCACGTCATGCACCCAGCCGTCCCCGCTATCAAGCAGTGGCGATGCGCCACTGGTGGCCTCCGCGATTGGAACGTTCTTCGAGAACCGCAAGAGTCAGTTGGAGGGACTGGGCACGCGCGTCTCCGCAGCGGCCAAAGGAACGGTGAGTGCTGTCACCTCTTATGTCAACCAGGATGAATCGGGCGCGTTGGAGTACCAGCGCTCGGCAGCGGGTACCGCCTGA
- a CDS encoding DNA/RNA non-specific endonuclease codes for MAQTPFDETKIPCLSFDIASVETAASTMKTKAGDLRAAGQTIQTTWSGLSGCYSAPEQETLYAAMDPVKNNSDDLARDLESLAGALTTFASTVSGIKARARALQADGIAFKAKIAGDDKWDHDQDKVNENNALIERANKIRADLWVAEVECANTIRALDGLEAFHTDPTSDNDPLGYGYSEIPAGTEGLPWGSPVGRKDDCPKAAGVQVKRFVWDGVVCEGLGGTLRGLGNLVGVDYSAQDGWSWSGETASNTWKGLGSLVGLSEDENGGYGWHGFDAAWSTARDSWGGAVKGLVCADQWGDDPARAAGGAAFNLATFIVGAGAGASKAGKLGASGSKLARAGQVAVTADRVLTFLDPVGAGLGKLVEVPTGFVVGKAKAALKLDFDLNDVIGRWTGADVGSGIDTPRVDADVPGGGSAGGSGMGAPEVGRDVLKGENLDVARGGTRLESAADSPGVSRAAEGSPGGSAGDGAGSSRGGDGAGAGGAGAGARGEVDGAHEGPGGRDGADAAHGAETELAHGGADAGRSGDAGGARDGGDGAHERDGSGGHHDSQAEAGHQGPDAEAGHKTEAERADDAHERDGSDGHHDGRAEADRTHDGADADAGHGAEADRARDGGDGAHERDGSGGHHDSQAEAGHQGPDAEAGHKTEADRSADGAGGPGHEGADGAHGGEGTDGELEPGSPEAIRRHLEQRRAAGDADEFNRAHRPELPEGVERRRVEVLVGDGLMPGPRQPFGRGVELEPNAVYHVEGRGDYYTDASGQIRHAELFSAVERFHVWGERANPMNKDLNDPLPNVTYTVDGTFHYTTDGAGRTVLVEADGFEVARWRRRSKRLQAQIGHLGGEGFNGGHLAAHGFGGPPEAINVVPMHRDVNLPVKDVDTFYAFEQDVRKNPHDYRDIRVEVHYADPDITSPTGSLEGLDPASRVPEEFIVKWTDRNGGAREAPYKNSAIDDAAPR; via the coding sequence ATGGCACAGACCCCCTTCGACGAGACCAAAATCCCCTGCCTGTCCTTCGATATCGCATCAGTGGAGACCGCCGCGTCCACGATGAAGACGAAAGCGGGAGACCTGCGCGCCGCAGGGCAGACGATCCAGACCACATGGTCCGGACTTTCCGGCTGCTACTCGGCCCCGGAGCAGGAGACCCTGTACGCCGCGATGGATCCGGTGAAGAACAACTCGGACGATCTCGCCAGGGATCTGGAATCCCTGGCCGGAGCGCTGACCACCTTCGCCTCCACCGTGTCAGGCATCAAGGCCCGGGCTCGGGCTCTCCAGGCCGATGGGATCGCTTTCAAGGCGAAGATCGCGGGGGATGACAAGTGGGATCACGATCAGGACAAGGTTAACGAGAACAATGCGCTGATTGAACGGGCCAACAAGATCCGGGCGGATCTGTGGGTCGCTGAAGTGGAGTGTGCGAACACGATTCGTGCCTTGGACGGCCTTGAGGCCTTCCACACGGACCCCACCAGTGACAACGACCCACTCGGTTACGGCTACAGCGAGATTCCCGCTGGGACGGAGGGTCTGCCGTGGGGATCACCGGTGGGACGCAAGGATGACTGCCCCAAGGCCGCCGGGGTGCAGGTGAAACGATTCGTGTGGGATGGCGTGGTGTGCGAGGGCCTGGGCGGCACGCTGCGCGGTCTGGGCAATCTGGTGGGTGTTGACTACAGCGCTCAGGATGGGTGGAGCTGGTCCGGGGAGACGGCTTCGAACACCTGGAAGGGCCTTGGGAGTCTTGTCGGGCTCTCCGAGGATGAGAATGGCGGTTATGGCTGGCATGGCTTCGACGCTGCCTGGAGCACGGCCCGGGACTCTTGGGGCGGGGCCGTGAAGGGGCTTGTCTGCGCGGATCAGTGGGGTGATGACCCGGCGCGCGCGGCGGGGGGCGCCGCCTTCAACCTTGCGACCTTTATCGTCGGCGCGGGGGCTGGGGCGAGCAAGGCCGGCAAGCTCGGGGCCTCGGGCTCGAAGTTGGCGCGCGCTGGGCAGGTCGCGGTGACGGCCGATCGCGTGCTGACGTTCCTGGATCCCGTGGGCGCTGGGCTTGGGAAGCTGGTCGAGGTTCCGACCGGCTTCGTGGTGGGCAAGGCTAAGGCGGCGCTGAAGCTGGACTTCGATCTCAATGATGTGATCGGCAGGTGGACCGGTGCCGATGTGGGCTCTGGGATTGATACGCCGCGCGTGGATGCGGATGTCCCTGGTGGCGGCTCGGCCGGCGGGTCCGGCATGGGTGCGCCCGAGGTGGGCCGGGACGTGCTGAAGGGGGAGAACCTCGATGTCGCGCGGGGTGGGACGCGCCTGGAGTCGGCGGCGGATTCGCCGGGGGTCTCCCGCGCCGCTGAGGGCTCCCCCGGTGGGAGCGCCGGTGATGGCGCCGGGTCGTCTCGTGGGGGCGATGGGGCTGGCGCGGGCGGCGCTGGTGCGGGCGCCCGGGGCGAGGTCGACGGCGCTCACGAGGGCCCGGGCGGTCGGGATGGCGCCGACGCCGCTCACGGGGCTGAGACTGAGCTGGCCCATGGCGGGGCCGATGCCGGCCGCAGTGGTGATGCCGGTGGTGCCCGGGATGGCGGCGATGGTGCTCATGAGCGTGACGGCTCCGGTGGCCATCACGACAGCCAGGCCGAGGCCGGCCATCAGGGGCCCGATGCTGAGGCCGGTCACAAGACTGAGGCTGAGAGGGCCGATGATGCTCATGAGCGTGACGGCTCCGATGGTCATCACGACGGCCGGGCTGAAGCTGATCGGACCCATGACGGGGCCGATGCCGACGCTGGCCACGGGGCTGAGGCTGACAGAGCCCGGGATGGCGGCGATGGTGCCCATGAGCGTGACGGCTCCGGTGGCCATCACGACAGCCAGGCCGAGGCCGGCCATCAGGGGCCCGATGCTGAGGCCGGTCACAAGACTGAGGCTGATCGGTCCGCTGATGGGGCTGGTGGGCCTGGCCATGAGGGCGCTGATGGCGCGCATGGGGGCGAGGGCACCGATGGGGAGCTTGAGCCGGGCAGTCCTGAGGCGATCAGGCGGCACCTGGAGCAGCGGCGGGCGGCCGGTGACGCTGATGAGTTCAATCGGGCTCATCGGCCCGAGTTGCCCGAGGGCGTTGAGCGTCGGCGGGTGGAGGTGTTGGTTGGTGATGGTCTCATGCCTGGGCCTCGTCAGCCGTTCGGGCGTGGTGTGGAGTTGGAGCCCAACGCGGTCTACCATGTGGAGGGCAGGGGTGATTACTACACTGACGCGTCTGGGCAGATCAGGCATGCGGAGTTGTTCTCGGCGGTGGAGCGGTTCCACGTGTGGGGCGAGCGGGCCAATCCGATGAACAAGGACTTGAATGATCCTTTGCCGAATGTGACGTACACGGTGGATGGGACGTTCCATTACACGACTGATGGGGCGGGGCGCACGGTGCTGGTGGAGGCTGATGGGTTTGAGGTGGCTAGGTGGCGCAGGCGCTCGAAGAGGCTGCAGGCCCAGATCGGGCACCTGGGTGGTGAGGGCTTCAATGGCGGGCATCTGGCCGCTCATGGCTTCGGGGGGCCGCCGGAGGCGATCAACGTGGTGCCCATGCACAGGGATGTCAACCTTCCGGTCAAGGACGTGGACACGTTCTACGCCTTCGAGCAGGATGTGAGGAAGAATCCGCATGACTACAGGGACATACGCGTCGAGGTGCACTACGCCGATCCTGATATCACCTCGCCCACCGGCTCCCTGGAGGGCCTGGACCCCGCGTCCCGAGTACCAGAAGAATTCATAGTAAAATGGACGGACCGAAATGGCGGCGCTAGAGAGGCGCCATACAAAAATAGCGCTATCGACGATGCCGCCCCAAGATAG
- a CDS encoding pore-forming ESAT-6 family protein: MANNVEQRSFDMGASSEAQSNFESVASRLESLIDQRDADVRAAMAQYQADGVSEEYHAKEQNWKTAASEVKTIITTLRSSMQSNDDTASAALKAAAAAVQEIGG, encoded by the coding sequence ATGGCGAACAATGTTGAGCAGCGGTCTTTTGACATGGGAGCGTCCAGTGAGGCTCAGTCGAATTTTGAGTCGGTGGCGTCCCGACTGGAGTCGTTGATCGATCAGCGCGATGCCGACGTGAGGGCTGCGATGGCGCAGTACCAGGCCGATGGGGTGTCGGAGGAGTATCACGCGAAGGAGCAGAATTGGAAGACCGCGGCATCCGAGGTGAAGACGATCATCACGACGCTGCGCTCGTCAATGCAGTCCAATGACGACACCGCGTCCGCGGCGTTGAAGGCGGCCGCCGCCGCGGTCCAGGAGATCGGCGGCTGA
- a CDS encoding WXG100 family type VII secretion target — translation MKFDMAESALSELTKKTSTSHDDLGSLVKKLVAAAEPLEGRFNGAARAAFDSFKGRTDQVANDLNGALASVLGGIKGMDSAFTKGVADMVESTRQAESGANFDGATFGPRA, via the coding sequence ATGAAGTTCGATATGGCCGAGTCAGCGCTGTCGGAGTTGACGAAGAAGACGTCGACGTCTCACGACGACCTGGGAAGTCTGGTCAAGAAATTGGTGGCGGCGGCTGAGCCGCTGGAAGGGCGGTTCAATGGGGCCGCCCGAGCGGCGTTCGACTCATTCAAGGGGCGGACGGACCAGGTGGCCAACGATCTGAACGGAGCGCTGGCGTCGGTACTGGGCGGCATCAAGGGGATGGACTCGGCATTCACGAAGGGCGTGGCCGATATGGTCGAGTCAACCAGGCAGGCCGAGTCGGGAGCGAATTTTGATGGGGCGACGTTCGGGCCGAGGGCCTGA
- a CDS encoding FHA domain-containing protein has product MDIPGTGTGLSDNHAHLEVLDGSLYLADLGSASGTRIIGLDGAIQQCAPSTRYRVPLPCTIELGAVRLSAELERLPA; this is encoded by the coding sequence GTGGACATCCCAGGAACGGGAACTGGTCTTTCCGACAACCACGCGCATCTTGAGGTCCTTGACGGCTCTCTCTACCTGGCCGATCTTGGCTCGGCCAGCGGCACCCGGATCATCGGTCTCGACGGCGCCATCCAGCAATGCGCCCCCTCGACGCGATACCGTGTCCCCCTTCCCTGCACGATCGAGTTGGGTGCGGTGAGGCTGTCCGCCGAGTTGGAGAGGCTTCCCGCATGA